A genomic segment from Juglans regia cultivar Chandler chromosome 14, Walnut 2.0, whole genome shotgun sequence encodes:
- the LOC108990306 gene encoding uncharacterized protein LOC108990306 produces the protein MQICFKKTKLEEIIVILRGLWSKRNRVVIEGKFDSPSKVIQIALSNLKIFQKPEDVNEQNREVNSQRRRDAKWLLPGEGVTKINFDATIDKINSRLGMGIVARNHKGELLLSMCVSKEFIGSPELVEASALWRDMELVVELNIKNVLFEGDAQKVIKEIYERRATCAWMGQLVEDIGSILTEKSD, from the coding sequence ATGCAAATATGCTTTAAGAAAACCAAGTTAGAAGAGATTATTGTGATTCTCAGAGGGTTATGGTCCAAAAGGAATAGAGTTGTGATTGAGGGTAAGTTTGATAGTCCAAGCAAAGTAATACAAATTGCTTTATCAAACcttaaaatcttccaaaaacCTGAAGATGTGAATGAGCAGAATAGGGAAGTAAATAGTCAGAGGAGAAGAGATGCTAAATGGCTGCTACCAGGTGAAGGAGTTACTAAGATTAATTTTGATGCTACCATTGACAAAATTAATAGTAGATTGGGTATGGGTATTGTTGCAAGGAACCACAAGGGAGAGCTTCTTCTTTCAATGTGTGTCTCGAAGGAGTTCATTGGAAGTCCTGAATTAGTTGAAGCAAGTGCTTTATGGAGGGATATGGAGTTAGTGGTAGAATTGAATATCAAGAATGTGTTGTTTGAAGGAGATGCTCAAAAAGTAATAAAAGAGATATATGAAAGGAGGGCTACATGTGCATGGATGGGGCAATTAGTAGAAGACATAGGGAGCATTCTAACTGAAAAATCAGACTAG